A window of Sodalis praecaptivus genomic DNA:
CAGGCCGCCCATGCCCTGTCGGTGCTCGCAGAGCTGAAACAAAGAGCGAGCTACTTCGCTGTTTTCACTGGCAAAAATGCGACGACACCCTTTCAGATCTTCAATCCATTGGGCGGTGGAGGGCCAGAGCGCTTTACTACGCTCGGCGCGGCGTTTACCCAGGTTGAGCTCGCCGAATAACAGATAAGTAATAATCCCCACCAGCGGCAGAATATAGATGACCAGCAGCCAGGCCATGGCGGAAGGCACCGCGCGACGTTTCATCATTACCCGCAGGGTGACGCCTGCGATCAACAACCAATAGCCGAAGAGCAATAGCCAGTTGATTACGGTATAAAGCGTTGTCATAGGGGCGAAAAATCCTGTTCGCGGAGCGTTAGCCTGAGTTTACGCATAAGGGGCGCAAAGAGGAAATTGTTTTACTGGACGCGTGATGCCCGCAAGCCGCGCGCGGCTTGGCATGGCGGGAAAAGTGGCTATAATGGCGTCCGTTGGTTCAAGCCCGTCCAAAGGTCATAGTGATGAAACGAAGCCGTAACGAAGTCAGCCGCTGGCGCATGCAGCGTCAGGTCCAGCGCCGGCGTAGCCAGTGGGTTGAAGCGCAATCCCGCACCTACCGCCGCCTAACGCGCTTGAGCCATCTCCAGCTCAAACAGCAGCGGCGCTCATTGTTGTTTGCCCTTGCCTATACGCTGAATTGAGTCATCGCGGCGCTGACCGGTCAATACAGACGCTTGATTATTGACGGCTCACGGCCGGCCTGGCGTTACGCTGGCGGGCGGCTTACGGGCAGTAAAAAACCGGCTTCATGCCGGTTGAGGTGTGACAAACGAATGCCCGTTTTCCTCCCTGAGGCGATGTCCGCAGCGTTACTGCGTGGCGGTCGTGGTTGAGGTCGACGTAGACGAACCGGTATTTTCCGGGTCGCTGGCCGATGCCACCGCGGCGACGGAGCTGGACACAAAGCTGGCGTCACTGCTGCTGGCACTACCGGAAGCGCTCTGCGATGCCGCTGTGGTCGTGCCGGCCGCGCCGGCCGCATAAACGGTCGAGCTGCCGATTGCAGACAGCGCCAAGGCCGCCATCAGTATCTTCTTCAACATAATTACCTCCTACTGTTAAGTGTTTAACGGGGGAGTACAGCTTTTCTACGGTATGCGATAAAGTGACCAGGTACAAACCGGATATGGCCGGAGGGGGGGACATTCGGAACTATCTTGGAAAATGAGGTCAGATAACGTACTGAAACGCGGCAATTTATAAAGTTGACTGCGAATATTCTTAAATATGAATTTACCGAATCTGGCTCACGGAAACAGCGGTAATATTATCCTTAGGTGTATTTTTGATGACCGCCACGTCATGCCCTTTAGGCGCAGCCTGTAACAGACAGCGTATCTGCTGTATTTATTCTCTTTGCACTCCACACGTTCTCTTTGCGCTCCACACGCCGTAAACGCCGTGTCCTTTCTTCTCTGCTGTTAATGCTTGGTGCCGCGTTCATCTCGTCACGCCATGGCGCCGCTGCTAGGGGTTCACTTTAGCGCGGTTATGCCGGGCGTGGAGTACCGGCCGCCGGGCTGAACGCCTGACTCCCCCCGCGATCTGGCGGGTAAATCCGTTGTGCTATCCTTTATTACGGTGCTAATCAATTGGCGTTGACTTGAAATGATGACCGAGAGGAGAATGAAATGGGTTTATTGAATTTCGTTAAAGACGCGGGTGAAAAGGTGTGGGACGCGGTCGCCGGCAATCATACGGAAAAGAGCGCCAAGCTCAAAGAACACATCCAGAAATTGGGTCTGCCCGGCGCAGATAACGTCAATATTGATGTCGCGGATGATAAAGCGACGGTGACCGGCGAAAATATCAGCCAGGAATTGAAGGAAAAAATTTTGGTGGCGATTGGTAATGTCGCCGGTATCAGCGGCGTTGACGACAAAATCACCTCTGCCACCGCGGCCAATACCGCTGAGTCGCCCGCTATCGCGGATGCTAAACCAGCCAGTCGATTTTATACGGTCGTCGCCGGCGATACCTTAAGTAAAATTGCGAAGTCGCAGTATGGCAACGCCAATGATTATATGAAAATCTTCACCGCCAACAAACCGATGCTCAGCGATCCAGACAAGATCTATCCAGGACAGACCTTAATCATTCCGCAATAACATGACCGCGGGCAACGTTGGCGATGATAGGGGACTCAGAAAGCGATCGCGGTCGGGAACGCAACGGGCGAGAAAGCGCCATCGCTCGAATCCGGCCCGCGACGGCCGACTCACGTTTGACGCCGCGATGTGAGATGGTGTCCATTATGGCTGTCGGCTGAAGGCACGTGCAGTCTGCCGGGCAACCTCCTGTGCCTCCGTTGGCTGCGTTGCCCGCTTCGCCAATGCGGTTAAACGCTTTGCCGGCCGTGCCCGCGGGGCACGCCATCGCCACGCTAACCTCAGAAAACCTTTTTGTAGGGCTTCACGTGCACCTTGGCATACACGCCGGCGGCAACATAGGGATCGGCCTCCGCCCAGGCTTGGGCTGCTTCAAGGGAATCAAATTCGGCGATGACCGTTGAGCCGCTAAAACCCGCCGCTCCGGGATCGTTGCTGTCTATGGCCGGGGTGGGGCCGGCGGTGAGCAGGCGACCCTGATCCCGCAGCAGCTGAAGACGCGCTAAATGAGTAGGGCGAACGGACAGGCGCTTTTCTAACGAATCGGCCACGTCTTCGGCATAGATAACATAGAGCACGGTAAGACTCCCAACCTGGAATGAGGAAAAGTAATTCACGTTATGATATTGCACCCTGCAGCGCAACGAAAAGTTTGGCCGTCTGATTAAACCGTGAATTCTGCACCGTAGACGGTTAAAGGCGTAGAGTGAAGGTCCAAAACTCTGCGCGCAGGGCGCGAAAAGTCCGAAGCGCTAGCGCTCAGGCAGATAAAAACGCTAAACGATAAAGAGATCGCTGACAGTTATTGAATATGATTGCTATTTGCATTTAAACTTTGCCCTCAACCACGACTTCCAATGATATGGCGTTAACTATTTTGAATCAGACTCGTCGCTTTTCCTGGCCGTTTATTGCGTCTGCCGGATTACACGCCTCTTTGGTCGCAGCATTACTTTATGCCACGGTCCCGCCGATGAGTTTACCTTCCGCCGTCGAGCAGCCCATGACCGTTATGCTGGTGGCGCCCGAACCGCAGCAGGCGCCGCCGGTTGAGCAACCGCCCGATCCGCAACCTGTGGCGCCGGAGCCGGAAGTAGCGCCGCAGCCCGTGCCTGAGCCGGAACCCGAACCGGTACCCGAGCCTCCGGCGCCGGTACAGGTGCCCAAACCCGTGCCGAAGCCCAAGCCAAAACCCAAACCCGAGCGGCACCGGGAGATCAAGCCGCGGACGCCAAAACCCGAGACGCGCCCGGCGTCGCCCGCCCCCAGCGCGCCGCCGGTTCGCCCGGCTACCGCGCCGGTTACCAGCGCGCCGGCGAGCAGCAGCGTGAAAAGCGCTAGCAGCGCGCCGCGGGCGACGTTTCGCAGCAACCCTATTTATCCTCCGCGGGCCAGAGCGTTAGGGATTGAGGGCCGTATTAGCGTGATGTATGACGTTAATGCCGAGGGGCGGGTGGAAAATATACGTATCGTTTCGGCCCAGCCGCGCAATATGTTCGAGCGCGATGTTCGTTTAGCGATGCGCCGCTGGACCTATGAGACCGGCAAGCCCACCGCCAATATGACGGTCAAATTCCAATTTGATATTCAGGGCGTCAGCAGCGGCGACTAGCGGGACGGGGCCGGCGCTAGGCCGGCTTTTCGCAATCATTGTCGGGGGCGGATGAACGGCCATAGTGCCGCCGGCGCACGGCGTGCAAGGTGCAAATGGACGTGCGGCCAACGGCGGGTGCCTGCGCGTCAAGAGAGGATGTCACGGCGGGTAAACAGGCCGGCACCGGCGCAGCCGCCGAACGAAAGAGGCTTACCGGGCGCCGTTGAGCTGGCGCTTGTCAGGCGGCAGCGGCTGGGGTTTGC
This region includes:
- the lysM gene encoding peptidoglycan-binding protein LysM, whose translation is MGLLNFVKDAGEKVWDAVAGNHTEKSAKLKEHIQKLGLPGADNVNIDVADDKATVTGENISQELKEKILVAIGNVAGISGVDDKITSATAANTAESPAIADAKPASRFYTVVAGDTLSKIAKSQYGNANDYMKIFTANKPMLSDPDKIYPGQTLIIPQ
- a CDS encoding YciY family protein, which encodes MKRSRNEVSRWRMQRQVQRRRSQWVEAQSRTYRRLTRLSHLQLKQQRRSLLFALAYTLN
- the tonB gene encoding TonB system transport protein TonB; the protein is MALTILNQTRRFSWPFIASAGLHASLVAALLYATVPPMSLPSAVEQPMTVMLVAPEPQQAPPVEQPPDPQPVAPEPEVAPQPVPEPEPEPVPEPPAPVQVPKPVPKPKPKPKPERHREIKPRTPKPETRPASPAPSAPPVRPATAPVTSAPASSSVKSASSAPRATFRSNPIYPPRARALGIEGRISVMYDVNAEGRVENIRIVSAQPRNMFERDVRLAMRRWTYETGKPTANMTVKFQFDIQGVSSGD
- a CDS encoding YciI family protein; translated protein: MLYVIYAEDVADSLEKRLSVRPTHLARLQLLRDQGRLLTAGPTPAIDSNDPGAAGFSGSTVIAEFDSLEAAQAWAEADPYVAAGVYAKVHVKPYKKVF